The Athene noctua chromosome 3, bAthNoc1.hap1.1, whole genome shotgun sequence genome includes a region encoding these proteins:
- the LOC141958681 gene encoding arg8-vasotocin receptor-like codes for MKNFSFPMQDNTYQTESPSPHRFLSLTNQSEPVGRPERNEQLAQLEIAVLGVIFLTASVGNFILILVLWRRRKKLSRMYVFMLHLSIADLVVAFFQVLPQLIWDITDVFIGPDFLCRIIKYLQLLGMFASTYMIVVMTMDRYQAVCYPVVTFQKKRALWNIPICTSWFISLILSLPQVFIFSKTEISPGVFECWGEFIQPWGPRAYVTWIFVVIFFIPSAILITCQVKICKIIQRNIHVKKQNEYEVTNQKQVLPSRASSVNCISKAMIKTVKMTVVTVVAYVLCWSPFFIAQLWSVWFPSVVTEGSAFTIIMLLGNLNSCTNPWIYMYFCGHIPYCTNKQLENTSAQEESVITGSIHLGDRDPEENSTSA; via the exons ATGaagaatttttcatttcctaTGCAGGATAACACATACCAGACTGAGAGTCCTTCTCCTCACAGATTCCTGAGTTTGACAAATCAGTCAGAACCTGTTGGAAGACCAGAAAGAAATGAGCAATTAGCTCAATTAGAGATTGCTGTACTGGGGGTCATATTTCTGACAGCGTCTGTGGGCAATTTTATTCTCATACTGGTGCTGTGGCGAAGAAGAAAGAAGCTCTCTAGGATGTATGTGTTCATGCTTCACCTCAGCATTGCTGACTTAGTGGTAGCCTTTTTTCAAGTGCTGCCTCAACTCATATGGGATATTACAGATGTTTTCATAGGGCCAGATTTCTTGTGCAGAATTATCAAGTATCTACAATTGCTGGGCATGTTTGCCTCTACTTATATGATAGTGGTCATGACAATGGACAGATATCAAGCAGTTTGCTACCCTGTGGTCACTTTCCAAAAGAAGAGAGCTCTCTGGAACATCCCCATTTGCACCAGCTGGTTTATATCCCTGATTCTTAGCCTACCACAGGTATTTATCTTTTCTAAGACTGAAATATCTCCAGGTGTCTTTGAATGTTGGGGTGAATTTATTCAGCCATGGGGTCCCAGGGCATATGTGACTTGGATTTTTGTAGTTATTTTCTTCATCCCCTCAGCCATCCTTATCACATGCCAGGTTAAGATTTGCAAAATAATCCAAAGAAACATACATGTGAAAAAACAGAATGAATATGAAGTAACAAATCAGAAGCAAGTCCTGCCATCCAGAGCAAGCAGTGTGAACTGTATTTCAAAGGCTATGATCAAGACTGTAAAAATGACAGTGGTGACAGTCGTTGCGTATGTTCTTTGTTGGTCACCTTTCTTCATTGCACAGCTGTGGTCTGTGTGGTTCCCCAGTGTCGTGACCGAAG GTTCAGCATTCACCATTATCATGCTCCTTGGCAATTTAAATAGTTGCACCAACCCATGgatttacatgtatttttgtgGCCACATTCCATATTGCACAAATAAGCAGCTGGAGAACACCTCAGCTCAAGAGGAATCGGTTATCACGGGGAGCATCCATCTTGGAGACAGAGACCCTGAGGAAAACAGTACTTCTGCATAA